In Bacteroidales bacterium, one DNA window encodes the following:
- the tilS gene encoding tRNA lysidine(34) synthetase TilS has translation MPDLLQQRFLEYIRQYKLFTPESKLLVAVSGGIDSMVMLHLLHSVTSDCVVAHCNFGLRGDESDADEDFVVRKANDLACHIHTIKFDTKTYADRNGISIQMAARDLRYQWFADLLSRYHYDYVTVAHNRDDRIETLFINLARGTGIKGLAGIQPKTEQIIRPLLFASRDEIVAYAQQENIVFREDSSNASDKYARNYIRHHLIPGLENFFPGVRKIIERDIDHFSGVEALYKDSVERFRRIVTKAQGEDLLIDHQQLMETPSPPDLLFEIIRPYGFSPAVADDVLGKVWESGRRFFSKTHQLLCDRKEIMISPLKNIGPGQFPVDLSRKEMKVPIHLKIDHFDVSPGYVPDKDPNIACLDADTLHPPLFLRKWQDGDRFQPIGMKKMKKLSDFFIDRKLSLLEKEQLWILVSDGKIVWIPGYRMDERYKITDRTKRVVRFTLIR, from the coding sequence ATGCCGGACCTTTTACAGCAACGATTCCTTGAATATATTCGTCAATACAAACTTTTTACTCCCGAAAGTAAATTACTGGTAGCTGTCAGTGGTGGTATCGATTCTATGGTAATGCTTCATTTATTGCATTCAGTTACCTCTGATTGCGTTGTCGCTCATTGCAATTTCGGATTACGTGGTGATGAATCTGATGCGGATGAAGATTTTGTGGTAAGAAAAGCCAATGACCTTGCTTGCCACATACATACCATAAAATTTGATACGAAGACATATGCCGACCGGAATGGTATTTCCATCCAAATGGCAGCCAGGGATTTACGATATCAGTGGTTCGCTGATTTGTTGTCCCGGTATCATTATGATTATGTAACTGTTGCACATAATCGTGATGACCGGATAGAAACTTTATTTATTAACCTGGCAAGAGGTACCGGAATTAAAGGATTGGCGGGGATCCAGCCGAAGACCGAACAAATCATTCGTCCGCTATTGTTTGCATCCAGAGATGAAATTGTTGCCTATGCACAGCAGGAAAATATTGTCTTTCGTGAAGATTCCAGTAATGCCAGCGATAAATATGCCAGGAATTATATCCGGCATCATCTGATTCCCGGATTGGAAAATTTCTTCCCGGGAGTACGGAAGATCATAGAACGGGACATCGATCATTTTTCCGGGGTAGAGGCTTTATACAAAGATTCTGTTGAAAGGTTCAGGCGAATCGTGACAAAAGCCCAGGGCGAGGATTTATTGATCGATCATCAGCAGTTGATGGAAACTCCATCGCCTCCGGATTTATTATTTGAAATCATTCGTCCGTATGGTTTTTCACCGGCTGTTGCTGACGATGTATTGGGTAAGGTATGGGAATCAGGCCGCCGGTTTTTCAGTAAAACACATCAACTGTTGTGTGATAGAAAGGAAATCATGATCAGTCCCCTGAAAAATATAGGACCGGGGCAATTCCCGGTCGACCTGTCCCGGAAAGAAATGAAAGTCCCCATTCATTTAAAGATCGACCATTTTGACGTCTCTCCGGGGTATGTTCCGGATAAAGACCCTAATATCGCCTGTCTAGATGCTGATACTCTTCACCCACCTTTATTTTTGAGAAAATGGCAGGACGGGGATAGGTTTCAACCGATCGGAATGAAAAAGATGAAAAAACTGAGTGACTTCTTTATAGACCGGAAATTATCCTTGTTAGAAAAAGAGCAGTTATGGATACTGGTGTCCGATGGCAAAATTGTCTGGATACCAGGGTACCGAATGGATGAGCGTTATAAAATAACCGACAGGACCAAACGCGTGGTGAGATTTACTTTGATCCGTTAA
- the lpxA gene encoding acyl-ACP--UDP-N-acetylglucosamine O-acyltransferase — MIHQLACVHPEAQIGENVVIEPFVNIAKDVVIGDGTKIMSNAVVMDGARIGKNCTVFPGAVIAGLPQDLKFDGEYTTVEIGNNTTIRECVTINRGTKTQNKTVVGNHCLIMAYAHIAHDCKIGDYCVIVSHTGIAGEVEIGDWAIVGGGTMVHQFVHIGTHSMIGGASKVRKDVPPYVKAGRDPLAYVGVNSIGLRRRGFTNEKIYELQDIYRSLYQKGMNHTEALKYIEDNFPESAERDTIIHFIQDSKRGIMKGYVANSGEED; from the coding sequence ATGATACATCAATTGGCTTGCGTTCATCCTGAAGCTCAAATTGGCGAGAATGTAGTAATTGAGCCATTTGTGAATATTGCAAAGGATGTTGTGATCGGGGATGGGACGAAAATCATGTCTAATGCCGTAGTGATGGACGGAGCCAGGATCGGTAAGAACTGTACTGTTTTTCCCGGAGCTGTCATTGCCGGATTACCACAGGATCTTAAGTTCGACGGAGAATATACTACGGTGGAAATTGGGAATAACACCACCATCCGGGAGTGTGTGACCATCAACCGCGGAACAAAAACCCAGAATAAGACTGTAGTCGGCAATCATTGCCTGATCATGGCATATGCACACATTGCACATGACTGTAAAATAGGTGATTATTGTGTGATTGTAAGTCATACCGGAATTGCCGGCGAGGTAGAGATCGGAGACTGGGCTATTGTCGGAGGAGGCACCATGGTACATCAGTTTGTCCACATCGGCACCCACTCAATGATCGGTGGTGCATCCAAGGTGCGCAAAGATGTCCCTCCTTATGTAAAGGCGGGAAGAGACCCGTTGGCTTATGTCGGTGTTAATTCCATAGGGTTGCGCCGTCGTGGATTTACCAATGAAAAAATATACGAATTACAGGATATTTACCGCTCGCTTTACCAGAAAGGAATGAACCATACGGAAGCTTTGAAATATATTGAAGATAATTTCCCTGAGAGCGCTGAACGCGATACCATTATTCATTTCATTCAGGATTCCAAGCGTGGAATTATGAAAGGTTATGTGGCTAATTCCGGAGAAGAAGACTAA
- a CDS encoding bifunctional UDP-3-O-[3-hydroxymyristoyl] N-acetylglucosamine deacetylase/3-hydroxyacyl-ACP dehydratase, with amino-acid sequence MLVKQHTLQKPVSVKGKGLHTGVEVELTLRPASNNHGYKFKRLDLDGQPVVSAIAENVVDTSRGTTIEENGARVSTIEHVLAALWGMGVDNALLEINGPEMPIMDGSSQPFIELIKQAGIIELDAVRKYFEIKERIVYADKARGVEIAIYPDDHFSIDVMIDYNSRTLGHQYAMLTSMDEFEKEIAPCRTFVFLHELEPLIKHNLIKGGALDNAIVIADKPAGQDELDRLAKIFNMPKIQIKPEGILNNLELRFSNEPARHKLLDLIGDFALIGKQIKGRIVATRPGHAANNQMARMLRQIIKKEMAKAQIPQYNPNTEPVFNIEQIKNVLPHRPPFLLVDKIISMNEHVVVGVKNVTMNEPFFVGHFPGQAVMPGVLIIEAMAQVGGLLVLGSVPDPENYLTFFLKIDKVKFRRMVVPGDTLILRLELVGEIRRGIATMVAQAYVGETLTTEGELTAQIVKVTGE; translated from the coding sequence ATGCTGGTAAAGCAACATACACTTCAAAAACCTGTTTCTGTTAAAGGTAAAGGATTACACACCGGGGTAGAGGTTGAATTGACCCTTCGGCCTGCATCTAACAATCACGGCTATAAATTTAAGCGCCTTGACCTGGATGGTCAACCTGTCGTTTCGGCAATTGCAGAAAACGTGGTGGACACTTCACGGGGAACCACCATTGAAGAAAACGGAGCCCGGGTAAGTACTATTGAACATGTTCTGGCTGCTTTATGGGGAATGGGTGTGGATAATGCTTTACTGGAAATAAATGGTCCTGAAATGCCGATCATGGATGGGAGTTCACAACCATTTATAGAATTGATCAAACAGGCAGGAATCATAGAATTGGATGCTGTCCGTAAATATTTTGAAATAAAAGAACGGATCGTTTATGCTGACAAAGCACGTGGAGTAGAAATTGCCATTTATCCGGACGACCATTTCAGCATTGATGTAATGATCGATTATAATTCCCGTACTTTAGGACATCAATATGCCATGCTTACCAGTATGGATGAATTTGAAAAAGAAATTGCCCCCTGCCGGACATTTGTTTTCCTTCATGAACTGGAACCGTTGATCAAGCATAACCTGATCAAGGGCGGAGCTTTGGACAATGCTATTGTGATAGCGGATAAACCGGCCGGACAGGATGAACTTGACCGATTGGCCAAAATCTTTAATATGCCTAAGATCCAGATAAAACCGGAAGGTATCCTGAATAACCTGGAACTACGATTCAGTAATGAGCCGGCACGCCATAAACTATTGGATCTGATAGGGGATTTTGCACTGATAGGAAAACAAATCAAAGGAAGAATTGTTGCTACACGACCTGGCCATGCAGCTAATAACCAGATGGCCCGTATGCTCCGCCAAATCATTAAAAAAGAGATGGCGAAAGCGCAGATACCACAATACAACCCCAATACGGAGCCTGTTTTTAATATCGAACAAATCAAGAACGTGCTACCCCATCGCCCGCCATTTTTGCTGGTGGATAAAATCATCAGCATGAATGAACATGTAGTGGTGGGTGTAAAGAACGTTACGATGAATGAACCTTTCTTCGTCGGCCATTTTCCAGGACAGGCAGTGATGCCGGGTGTATTGATTATTGAAGCAATGGCCCAGGTAGGAGGACTCCTTGTTTTAGGATCAGTCCCTGATCCGGAAAATTACTTGACCTTCTTCCTGAAAATCGACAAAGTTAAATTCCGCCGGATGGTGGTGCCTGGTGATACCCTGATCCTTCGTCTGGAACTGGTGGGCGAAATACGACGGGGCATTGCAACGATGGTTGCCCAGGCATATGTGGGTGAGACGCTTACCACGGAAGGTGAATTGACTGCTCAGATCGTCAAAGTAACAGGAGAATAA